CGCGGCCGCCCTGCGCGCGGCGGCCGACTCGTACGGCGCGGACCGGCTGATGCTGGGCACGGACTTCCCCTACCAGACCGGGGACAAGCTGCGCAGGGCCGTCACCTTCGTCGAGGAGACGCTCGTCCCCGAGGAGGCGGAGCACGTCCTGGAGGCCGGAGCCGGCCTGCTGCCGGCCGAGAGCCCGGCCCGGCTCGGCGGCGGGGCCGGCCGCCACGTCAGCCGGCGTAGTCCTTGAGTTTCTCGGTGTCGAGGGTGATGTCGACGGGGGAGGGGAGAGCGACCGTCTCACCGTACTTGTACGACCGGCACAATCGCCGGAGCAGCCACATGACGATCTCGACGTGGTCGCCGTCCGGTACCGGCCTCACCTTCAGCTTTCCGTTGATGTACTCGTGATGTACTCGAACGTGACCGTCTAGGGAGCCCGGCGGGCGAGCTCCTCGAACTCCTCGACGGACATGTCCGGGGTGTCGGCGGGGCTGGGGGTCATGGTGTCGCCTCCTCCTCTCCATCGTGCCTCGGTTCCGGCACGGACGAGCAGCACCGTCATCTGCGATTCCTTTCGTTCGGCCGGGCAGCGGCACGGGCCTCGGCGGCGTGGGCGCGTACCGAGGAAGGGGACAGCACGGAGGTGCGGGCAGGCGGCACGGGCTCACCGCGACACGCGGCGCAGTCACCGTCCCGCAGGGCCTCGGCGCGCGCCGGTGCGCCGCACTTGCCGCATTCGAGGACCCGGAGGACAGGGGGAGCGGGGCGCCGCTCGGGAGGGAGCTTCGCGGTCAGGCGCCTCCGGGCGAGCGCGGCAGGATGATGCACCGGAACGGGGAGACCGGCCGTGAGCGCGTGCCTCAGCTGCGCCTCGTCGGCGCCGCGCGCGAACCACTCCTCCACCAGCGGTGCGAGCTGCGCGCATTCGACGGCGGACAGCGACATCGCCGGTGCCTCCCTGCCGAGCGCCGCGAGCAGGATCACCGCCCGGGAACGCGTCGGCCGCCGGAGACCCTCCTCGGGTACGTCGCCGCGCCGGTACGCCGCCCACCATGTGTCGTCCCGCGGTGCACGCGACCACCACGTCCGGGTGATCCATCGCGGGCTCCCGGTTCCGGCCATGTGCTCGCGTCCGCGCCGTAGATGACCCGCGGCCTGGATGCGGTTGAGGGCGGTCCGCAGCGCGCACTGGCCGTACGGAAGCACCTTGGCCAGCGTCTTCACCGAGATGTCGGCTCCGTCCGCGAGCCGGTCGATGTACGCGGCGACGGCGGCCTCGCGCGGTGGCAGGTGCGTGAAGTCCGCGGCCGTGCGGGGAGGTTGGCCCGATGCGATGCGCTTTCCGTAGCCGGGGCGGGCCATCGGGTGCGGAGCGGCGTGCGCGGGCAGGGAGGGGGCACTAAGCTGGCTGTCAGCCATCCGGATCGACCTTACCGATCTTGTTGGTCAAGCCCCCGCTGGTGTTGGCGCACCTGACGGGGGCTGTTCGTTTTCCGGACACGCTAGAGGGTCGTGACCCTCCGTGGCAAATGGATCGCGTACAGTCAACTCGCGGGGAGGGTGGGCGGGTTGGGGCCCTTCACCATTCCTTGTTCAGAGCGCTCGGAGCCCGAGGCTCAAGCCCCGGGCCCCGTCGTGGAGTTGCTCAGCGGTCTGCCTTGACCCCGTCCACGAACGCGGACCAGACGGCGGTCCGGAACACGAGCTTCGGGCCGTCGGGGTCCTTGGAGTCGCGCACGGGGACGATGCCGGGCCGGTCGTCGGCGACTTCGAGGCAGTCGCCGCCGCTGGAGCCGCTGTAGGTGGACTTGCGCCAGGTGGCCACTTCGAGGCAGTTGCCGCCATCGCCGCCGCTGTAGCTGGACTTGCGCCAGACAGCGGCACTCAGGTCGTACTCAGGGCTGCTGATCTTCATGGGAGTAATCCTCCGCCACCGATGCGACCAGGGCCAGGGATTCGTGGGGGGACAGAGCGCTGGCCGCGAGCAGATGGTAGGCCAGCTCGTATCGGGCCACCCTTGCTGGATCGTCCTGTAACTGACCCGTGCCCAAGGCTTGCAGATAGGCGACCGGCGGAGCGTCAGGGAAGGACATCAGCTTCAGTGCCCCCTCGTCTGTCATGTGGGCGCCCGCGTCAAACGGCATCACCTGCACGATGACGCGGCGGTTGCGCGCGAGGGCAGCCACATGGCGGAGTGCCTCCGACATCACTGAAGCGCCTCCCACTTTGCGACGGAGCACGGCTTCGTCCAACACCGTCCACACCATGGGGCTTGTTGGATCGTCGAGGAGCCGTGAGCGTTCCAGTCTCGCTGCCACCAGCTCGTTGATGGCATCGTCTGTCGCTGTGGGGCGGCCGCCCCGGAACACCGCCCGTGCGTACGCCTCCGTCTGCAGCAGCCCCGGGACCAGCAGCGGCGCGTACTCGCGGATCGTCGTCGCGACCGCTTCCGCCTCGGCCGCCTCGGCGAAGTGGTCCGGGTACCTGGACTTGTTGGCGGCGAGGCAGTTCCGCTCGAAGAAGCCGTTCGTGCCGAGTATCTCGTCGATCCTGCGCGCGACATCCGGCTGCATCCGCCGCGTGCCCGCCTCCAGTTGGCCGATGAACGATGCGCTGACGAAGAGCGGTTCGCCGAGCTCCCGCTGGCTGAGGCCGGCGTTCTCGCGGGCGTGGCGCAGTTCGGCGCCGAGCAGAGCCCTGGGAGAGGTGGACGGGGCCAGATCCTTCGGTCCAGGCAAGGTCAACTCCGTGTGACACAGGTCGGGTTGTTGGGCCTTCGACACTGGTCAGGCTAGCCCTCCATGACCACGCTGTGTAGGGAACGTACAGACCGAGAGTGGAGGTGCCTGGTGGTCCCACCATGTCCGAAGGAACGGTTGCGTGCTGCCGAGGAGGTCGTGGCGCAACTGCGGGGCGAGCTCGGTTCGATGGGGGTCACCCTGCCGTCGCTGAGCGTGGACCTCGTGTCGCTCACGAGCGAGTCGGGGGCGTACCCCCTGGTCGACCTGGGGCGCTGCAACCTGGACACCGCACTCCGGCTCGCCGCGGTGCTCCACGGGGCCCGCGGGTGAAGGCGGTCGGGGAGGGCGACTACGTGATCGACTCGCGGGACGGGCGCATCGGGCGCGTGATGGGGCGCGAGGGGCCGTACGTGCAACTACGGCCGCCGGGAGGCGGGCGGGAGTGGGACTGCCCTCCCGACGCGCTGCGGAACGTGCCGCCCGCCGTACTGCTGCGGGCACGGGTCAGGGAGCGCAACCGGCAGGGGAGGCTGCCCGGGTAGGGCCGCGATAGGGTTGGTGACCCCAGTACCAGGACGTCGGGAGGTGAGACCCATTACCGCTGCTGCAGGTCCGGGTGCTCGCCTCCGCGTCGCCGAAGGTGTGTGAGGGAGCCCCGTTTCGGAACTTCCGAGAGGCTCCCCTTGTCGTTCTCCTTCGATCCTTCCTCTTCCCCTTCTCCTTTTCCTCCCCCTGCTTCTCTTCCCGCCGTCGTCGGCCGACTGCGCGCCGCGGGCTGTGTCTTCGCCGAGGACGAGGCGGAGCTGCTGCTCTCCGCCGCCCGGACGCGCGCCGAGCTCGTCGCCATGGTGGAGCGGCGGGCCTGCGGCCATCCGCTGGAACACGTCCTCGGCTGGGCGGAGTTCTGCGGTCTGCGGATCGCCGTGGAGCCGGGGGTGTTCGTGCCCCGGCGCCGTACCGAGTTCCTCGTCCGCCGGGCGGCGGCCGCCCGGCCGGACGCCGGGGTGGTCGTCGACCTGTGCTGCGGTTCGGGTGCCGTCGGGGCGGCGCTGGCGGCCTCACTGCCCGGCCCCGGGGTGGAGCTGTACGCCTCCGACATCGAGCCGGGCGCGGTCCGGTGCGCCCGGCGCAATGTCCCGGAGGGCGTACGGGTGCTTGAGGGCGATCTGTTCGAGCCGCTGCCCGGCGGGCTGCGGGGACGCGTCGACATCCTGGCCGCGAACGTCCCGTACGTACCGACCGAGGAGGTCGGGCTGCTGCCCGCCGAGGCCCGGGTGCACGAGCCGCTGGTCGCGCTCGACGGCGGCACGGACGGGCTCGACGTGCTGCGGCGCGTGACGGCGGAGGCGGGGGACTGGCTGGCGCCGGGCGGGATCCTGCTGTTCGAGACGAGCGAGCGGCAGGCGGCGGACGCGCTGGCGGCGGTCGCGGGCAGTGGTCTGGTGCCGCGGGTGGCCACGTGCGACGAGCTGTACGCCACCGTCGTCGTCGGAACGAGACCGGCCGGCTGACGGGACGCCGTCCTCGGGGAGGGGGGCGGCGCTCGCGGTGGCGGACGCGGGGGTCTTCGGTGGACCGGCGTGTTCGTGGTCGCCGACGGCCGCGGTACGCAACCGACAGGTCCGTCCGAGCGCCCAAGGCCGCAGCGCGTCATTCTGAGGCGACCAAGTCGCGGGCGGCGCCTTGTGCCGCCGATCGCCGAAGCATGAACGAGGAGGTCCCTGCTGTCGGCAGCGGGGACCTTCGCTCTGTGGGCGTGTGTTCTGCCCGTGGAACGCCCCGGAAATCCGATCGGCAACGGCTAGCAGATGAGCTCTTCGGTCTTGTCCCTGTACTCCTGCATTTCGCCCGCCTCATAGCCCGCTTCCTTGAGGCTGTGCATCAGTGACGCCGGGTCGCCGCACAGGCGGAGAATTCCCGTTCCCTTTCCCGGGCCACCCTCGGTGGGTGCTGCGCGCGCACGTCGCGTGACGGCGGCTCGCGAGGAGCGGCGAGCGCCGGCGCCGCGTCAGAGGCGGAGGGCCTCGCGGAGGTGACCGTGGGCGCGCTTGAGGAGGTCCGCGGCCGTGGGGGCGTCGACGTCGGCGAGGAGCATCAGGATCGCCGTCTTCACCTCGCCGTCCGCCGCGGTCAGGGCCGTCTCGACGGTCTCGTCCGGAGCGTCGGTGGCCAGCGACACGATCCGGCGGGACCGGGCGCGGAGCTTCTCGTTCGAGGCGCGGACGTCGACCATCAGGTTCCCGTACGTCTTGCCCAGGCGGATCATCGTGATGGTCGAGATCATGTTGAGGACCAGTTTCTGCGCCGTTCCCGCCTTCAACCGGGTTGATCCGGTGAGGAGTTCGGGTCCGACGACCACCTCGATGCCGTGCTCCGCGGCCGCGGCCAGAGCACTGTCCGCGTTGCAGGAGAGGCCGATGGTGAGGGCGCCGGCCGTACGGGCGTGCTCGACGGCGCCGATCGCGTACGGCGTACGGCCGGAGGCGGAGATGCCGACCACGGTGTCGAGAGCCGTCAGGCCGAGACCGTCCAGGTCGGCGGCTGCCAGCTCCCTGGAGTCCTCCGCGCCCTCGACCGCCGCGACCATCGCCGGTGGGCCGCCCGCGATCAGACCGACGACTTCGTCCGGGCCGGTGTTGAACGTCGGCGGGCACTCGCTCGCGTCCAGGACGCCGAGCCTGCCCGCCGTGCCCGCGCCCGCGTAGACCAGCCGGCCCCCGCGGGCCATCCGGTCGGCGGTCGCGTCGATGGCGGCGGCGATGGCGGTCAGCTGTGTGGCGACGGCGTCGGGGACGGTCCGGTCCTCGCCGTTCATGATGCGGGCGATCTCGGTGGTCGGGAGCCGGTCGATGCCGGCGAGCTCGGGGCGGAAGGCCTCGGTCGTCAGGCTCTCCAACTGCGTGCGCACGTCGGCCGGTCCGGGGGTGGAGGTCATGGGAGGCGGCTCTCTCGGGTGGTTCAGCGGGTGCGGGAGCTGTGGCGGTGCGCAAGGGCCTCGTACGAGGCGGCGAGGGCGGGCGCGGCCGCGTCGTAGGTGAGCTGCATGACGCCGATGAACAGGCAGTCGACGACGAGGAGCTGGCCCGTCCGGGAGGACATGGCGGCCGGACGCAGATCGGTCTCGCGCGCCGTCGAGGTCGTCAGCACATGGTCGGCGTACTGGGAGACCGGCCCGTCCGGACGGCCGGTGATCGCGACCGTCGTCGCCCCGTGGTCGAACGCGACGCGGAGCGGTTCGACGATGTCGCCGGTCGAGCCGGAGTGGCTGATCGCCACGGCGGCGTCGCCGGAGCGGAGCTGAACGGCGTTGGTGACGGCGAGATGGGGATCGCTGTGCGCATGTGCGACCAGTCCGATGCGCAGGAGCTTCTGGGCGAGGTCCTGGGCGACCAGGCCGGACGCCCCCACGCCGTAGATGTCGATGCGGCGCGCGGTGGCGAGGGCCGTGACGGCGGCGTCCAGCTGGACGGTGTCCAGGCCCGCGGCGGTGTCGGCGAGGGTCTGCTGCTCGTCGTACGCGAGCTTTGCGACGACGTCGGCTATCGGGTCGTCGACCGCGATGTCCGCGGTGACCGCCGGGGCGCGGCCGGACTGCTGCTGGGCGGCGAGACCGGCGAGCGCCAGCCGCAGATCGCGGTAGCCGGGGTAGCCGAGGAGCCGGGAGGTACGG
The genomic region above belongs to Streptomyces marianii and contains:
- a CDS encoding DUF397 domain-containing protein, with product MKISSPEYDLSAAVWRKSSYSGGDGGNCLEVATWRKSTYSGSSGGDCLEVADDRPGIVPVRDSKDPDGPKLVFRTAVWSAFVDGVKADR
- a CDS encoding helix-turn-helix domain-containing protein, with protein sequence MPGPKDLAPSTSPRALLGAELRHARENAGLSQRELGEPLFVSASFIGQLEAGTRRMQPDVARRIDEILGTNGFFERNCLAANKSRYPDHFAEAAEAEAVATTIREYAPLLVPGLLQTEAYARAVFRGGRPTATDDAINELVAARLERSRLLDDPTSPMVWTVLDEAVLRRKVGGASVMSEALRHVAALARNRRVIVQVMPFDAGAHMTDEGALKLMSFPDAPPVAYLQALGTGQLQDDPARVARYELAYHLLAASALSPHESLALVASVAEDYSHEDQQP
- a CDS encoding putative protein N(5)-glutamine methyltransferase; this encodes MSFSFDPSSSPSPFPPPASLPAVVGRLRAAGCVFAEDEAELLLSAARTRAELVAMVERRACGHPLEHVLGWAEFCGLRIAVEPGVFVPRRRTEFLVRRAAAARPDAGVVVDLCCGSGAVGAALAASLPGPGVELYASDIEPGAVRCARRNVPEGVRVLEGDLFEPLPGGLRGRVDILAANVPYVPTEEVGLLPAEARVHEPLVALDGGTDGLDVLRRVTAEAGDWLAPGGILLFETSERQAADALAAVAGSGLVPRVATCDELYATVVVGTRPAG
- the murQ gene encoding N-acetylmuramic acid 6-phosphate etherase, encoding MTSTPGPADVRTQLESLTTEAFRPELAGIDRLPTTEIARIMNGEDRTVPDAVATQLTAIAAAIDATADRMARGGRLVYAGAGTAGRLGVLDASECPPTFNTGPDEVVGLIAGGPPAMVAAVEGAEDSRELAAADLDGLGLTALDTVVGISASGRTPYAIGAVEHARTAGALTIGLSCNADSALAAAAEHGIEVVVGPELLTGSTRLKAGTAQKLVLNMISTITMIRLGKTYGNLMVDVRASNEKLRARSRRIVSLATDAPDETVETALTAADGEVKTAILMLLADVDAPTAADLLKRAHGHLREALRL
- a CDS encoding MurR/RpiR family transcriptional regulator; its protein translation is MTKDLKDSFGAAGAGRRPGGSAPSGPGTSRTHGGSGPTTSAAGDSGASDPGPGGGAASSSGRGGTRSPATGPNGTGTGTGGAPPAPAALAAKVRTLAPSMTRSMQRVAEAVASDPAGCAALTVTGLAELTGTSEATVVRTSRLLGYPGYRDLRLALAGLAAQQQSGRAPAVTADIAVDDPIADVVAKLAYDEQQTLADTAAGLDTVQLDAAVTALATARRIDIYGVGASGLVAQDLAQKLLRIGLVAHAHSDPHLAVTNAVQLRSGDAAVAISHSGSTGDIVEPLRVAFDHGATTVAITGRPDGPVSQYADHVLTTSTARETDLRPAAMSSRTGQLLVVDCLFIGVMQLTYDAAAPALAASYEALAHRHSSRTR